AGTTCACAGTGGCCCGCCATGCGACCGAAGTGATGAGGCTCTACGAGGAAGTGTTGCGAGATCGTAATTCACGCGTGACCGACCGCTGAGGTGCGTGCCTACATTGTGACGAGAGCGGCGGCGTGGACGTGCGGGAGACCTGCGTTGATGCACGTAATTGAGAGTGGATGGTGGCCTGTGGCCGGGCTGATACTGCTGAGTTACCTCTGCGGGGCGGTTCCGTTCGGCTTGTTAGTCGGTCGGCTTAAAGGGGTGGACGTTCGAACCAAGGGTAGCTGCAACATCGGGGCCACGAACGTGGGCCGGGTCTTGGGACGGCCTTATGGGATCTTGGTCTTTGTGCTTGATGGGCTTAAAGGTTTCCTGCCTGTAACCTTGGGCCGGTTGCTGCTTTTTGGTGCCGCTGCCGACAGCCGGCTGGCCGGCCCGGGTTACCTGCCGTATTTACTATGGGTGCTGGCGGCGGTGGCCTGCGTCCTGGGACATATGTTTCCTGTCTATCTCAAGTTCAAAGGCGGCAAGGGCGTAGCCACCTCGCTGGGCGTGGGGCTGGGAATCTACCCGTACTACACCCTGGCAGGTCTGGCGGCCTTGACGCTGTGGGCGGTTGTTTTGTGGGTCGGCCGCTATGTCTCCCTTTCCTCGATTGTGGCCGTTACTGCCTTCCCGGTCATTTTTGCCTTGCTGGCGATATTGAACCGCGACCGATGGGGGGGGTTCTCGGTCCTTTGGCCGCTCCAGGTCTTTGGTATTGTGATTGCCGCCTTGGTGGTTTATCGTCATCGGTCTAACATTGGGCGGCTTCTGGCCGGGACCGAGCCCAAAATCGGAGGCTCACCCCACCGCCGGGAGTGACCGACAAATAGGCAGATAGGAGCGGCCTCCGCAAGGGGGCCATAGCCGGCCACGCCCGACGCTGAATCCGCCGGGCATGCTGGGAGGATATGTGTGATGGCAGCAGGTTCCGTGCCGAGTGGAAAGCTCATAGTCTTTGCCCTGAGTGCCTTGCTGATGTGGCCCCCGATAGGCTGCTCGGAGCAGGCGGGGGGGGTTGAGAAACCACCCGTGACCACAACCCCAGCCAGTCAACCAGCCTCTGAGCGAGTGCTGATTCGCATCGGCGACAAAGCGGTCGTCACGCAGGCTGACGTGGAGGAAATCCTCCGCACTACGCCTCCCGAGAGACGCAGGGGATCCGCATACAAGGCCCTTGGAACGGCACTGACCAACAAGCTGTTCCTGGTCTATCTGGATGAACATCCGGATCTGGTCACGCAGGAGGATATTGACCGGGAGATTGACAAGGATCTCAAGATCGCCAAGGCGAAAACCACCGAAGAGATGAAGATGATCCTTCAATCATCCGGCGTCAGTTGGGACGAGTACCTCAGGCAGCTCAGGATTCGTCTGGGACAAGGCAAGCTGTCGAAAATCGGTGCCGCGAGGGTGAAGGACGACGAGTATCTTCGGCAGATATACGATGAGCACCCCGACTACTACGACGACACACGGGTCAAATTGCGGCACATCGTTTTCGCTTCGCCTCTGACGGCCACCCCCGAGCAAAAGAAGGCCACGCGAGAGGCTCTCGAGAGATTGCGAGAGGAAATCGTGTCCGGCAAGAAGACCTGGGATGAAGCCGTCAAGCTCAGCAACGACAACACTCGTACAAAGGGTGGCCTGTTGGGCACGCTGCCCAGGTACATGCGGCTGAATGAGGTGCTGATAAGCGCCGCCTGGGCTTTGGAGCCGGGACAGATCTCCAACGTTGTGGAGAGCGGCATCGGCTATCACATCATACAGGTTCTCGAGCGGGTTCCTGGACGTCGCCCCTTTGATGACCCTCACACGAAGTTCCAGATTCGGGCCGTGATGCAATCCCGACCATTGGCCGAGGCAATGGAAGAGGTCAAGCGGAAGTACCCGATTATCGGTGTTCAGCCGATGGATCTGGCTTCGATTATGGCGCTTCCTGAGCCTCCCGCCGCCCCGACGGCAAGTCAACCGACGAGGTCGAGCACCCGCCCGGCAGGGGGAACCGCATCCAGGCCGGCAACTCGTCCCGCGACCGCCCGTCCGGTCACCCGTCCAGCCGGATTCCGAGCCGCCACCTCGCCGGCGGCTGCTCGCCCAAGCACGCGTTCGGCTCCTCCCCGTCCGGCGGTGCCCCGGACGACCGCTCCGCAGGGACTTCCCGGGGGCGTGCCTGGCGCAAGCCCGGTCTCGCAACCGTCCGGGTCATAGCGATGTCGTCGGCAAGTGTACGGTGGAACGTGTTGCGGTTCTCCCGGCCCGGCGAGCGACTGATCACGTTCCCCTCAGTTGTCCCGTTCCGACCCTGAGCAGGATGCCTGCCGGTGGAGCCTGCGTCTCGACCGCTTGCGATCCAGCGATCAGTTCCTGATAAGCTTCTTGACCTGCTCCGTGGTTTCTGGGCCGACGATGTGCTGAGCCAGCATCCGCCCATCGGGGCCGATCAGACAAGTGTAAGGAATGCCCAAGCCCTCAAGCATCTCAAAGGTCTTCTCCGCCCCGGACTCGGGTCCCCACACCTGCGGCCAGTCGATGTTCCTCTTCGAGACCGCCGCCTTGAAGTCTTTCTCATTGCCGTCCAGGCTCACCCCGATGAGAATGAAGCTCGGTTCGTTTTTCATGGCCTCATGCAGGGCCTTGATGTGCGGCATTTCTCTCTGACACGGCCCGCACCAGCTCGCCCAGAAATCCAGGAAGACATACTTGCCTTTGAGCTCTGAAAGCTTGTACTTCGTCCCATCGACTCCCACAAGCGTGAAATCCGGGACGGCCTGGCCCACACCAATCTTGTCCTCCTGCGGTCCTGGGCCGCCCGTGACTGCCGGCGGTGTTGTCTCTTCCAGGACAATCCGGTAGTCCGTCTTGCCCGCAGCCATCGTCTGGCGTATCGGTCCGCCGAACCCGGATTTGACGATCGTGAAGATCAGATCGCCTTCCGGGACGCTCTTGAACGAGAACCGGCCTTGCTCGTCGGTCACGGCCCGCATGCCGATGGTTTGGTATCCTTTCCATTCCTCCAGGACAACCCATGCCTGTTCGATGGGCTTGTCATCCGGACCAACCACCGTGCCGGCGACGGTTCCTCCGGTGGTCAGCCTGGCATTGAGCGTGCCGGTTTGGCCTGCATTGAGCGAGATCTCCTGGACGTCCGGCGCATGGTCGGGGTGCTGGAAGGTCATGGTGATGAGTCCCGCCGGCAGCCCTTGTAGTTCGTATTCCCCATCCAGATCGGTCCAGGTCACGGGCATGTCAGCGAGGTTTTTCCGTCCGGCGGTCACTCGCACGCCTGCAAGCGGCTCGTTCTTGTCATTGGTGATCTTTCCTCGCACTCTGGCGCCGATCCGCACGATGATTTTGTG
This Phycisphaerae bacterium DNA region includes the following protein-coding sequences:
- the plsY gene encoding glycerol-3-phosphate 1-O-acyltransferase PlsY — protein: MHVIESGWWPVAGLILLSYLCGAVPFGLLVGRLKGVDVRTKGSCNIGATNVGRVLGRPYGILVFVLDGLKGFLPVTLGRLLLFGAAADSRLAGPGYLPYLLWVLAAVACVLGHMFPVYLKFKGGKGVATSLGVGLGIYPYYTLAGLAALTLWAVVLWVGRYVSLSSIVAVTAFPVIFALLAILNRDRWGGFSVLWPLQVFGIVIAALVVYRHRSNIGRLLAGTEPKIGGSPHRRE
- a CDS encoding peptidylprolyl isomerase, which produces MAAGSVPSGKLIVFALSALLMWPPIGCSEQAGGVEKPPVTTTPASQPASERVLIRIGDKAVVTQADVEEILRTTPPERRRGSAYKALGTALTNKLFLVYLDEHPDLVTQEDIDREIDKDLKIAKAKTTEEMKMILQSSGVSWDEYLRQLRIRLGQGKLSKIGAARVKDDEYLRQIYDEHPDYYDDTRVKLRHIVFASPLTATPEQKKATREALERLREEIVSGKKTWDEAVKLSNDNTRTKGGLLGTLPRYMRLNEVLISAAWALEPGQISNVVESGIGYHIIQVLERVPGRRPFDDPHTKFQIRAVMQSRPLAEAMEEVKRKYPIIGVQPMDLASIMALPEPPAAPTASQPTRSSTRPAGGTASRPATRPATARPVTRPAGFRAATSPAAARPSTRSAPPRPAVPRTTAPQGLPGGVPGASPVSQPSGS
- a CDS encoding carboxypeptidase regulatory-like domain-containing protein, with product MTCERARIVLWAVAAAMLIVGPVTGQMNDGAEAESEQAKSAPADETSGGQVIEGLVLNYYGGGITGAQIRVEALNAKPGDPPIAEGKSGKGGEIRIRLPKRIDENVLVRIRMDGYQEFVQEVDPTDPENPPFVDAALQGAGTISGVVRAKSSGKPVANAKVLGASGGRDTSARTDANGKYTLTGIVRGRAYLKVIADGFATFQTILNIDRQDSVQDVELAAEHPVELLVITGDGDPADKVLIEGWIESTKSSIETITDAQGRATLRGIGENVEEIRLRLNGDRYVRMSGFDERIDLAASQPATETRPATTRPSRHKIIVRIGARVRGKITNDKNEPLAGVRVTAGRKNLADMPVTWTDLDGEYELQGLPAGLITMTFQHPDHAPDVQEISLNAGQTGTLNARLTTGGTVAGTVVGPDDKPIEQAWVVLEEWKGYQTIGMRAVTDEQGRFSFKSVPEGDLIFTIVKSGFGGPIRQTMAAGKTDYRIVLEETTPPAVTGGPGPQEDKIGVGQAVPDFTLVGVDGTKYKLSELKGKYVFLDFWASWCGPCQREMPHIKALHEAMKNEPSFILIGVSLDGNEKDFKAAVSKRNIDWPQVWGPESGAEKTFEMLEGLGIPYTCLIGPDGRMLAQHIVGPETTEQVKKLIRN